TTGATAAGATGGATCCTGAGACCCGCCGGATTTTTGATGAACTGATAAAGGAATCGATGGAAGTGGAATTTGCAGCCTGGGACGAAAATATTGAGCATGCGAAAAGCACGCTGGAAAAGCAGGGGGTTACGTTCGTGGAGTCTGATACAGAAGCTTTTCGGGACAGGTGCGCGCCGCTTCTGGAGTCGATTGCCGGCCGCTCCGATATGACACGCGAGGTGTATGACCGGATTATGGAGATTAAAGCAAGGGAGGAGAATGGGGAATGAAACGATTGCGAAACGCTATCAACAAGCTGGTAGAGGTTTTTTCGGTACTGCTGATCGCGGTCATGGTACTCCTGGTATTGTGGCAGGTAGTAGCGCGCTATATGCTGAACAGTCCCAGCGCTTTCAGCGAAGCGCTGACACGGTATCTGTTTGTCTGGCTGGTCCTGGTCACTGCAACGTATGCCTTTGGAAGCCGGGAACATATGTACATATCGGCGCTCAATGATAAGCTGCGCGGCGGTGTGAAAACGGCTGTCGGCATTGGGATCGAGGCGCTGACGATCCTGTTTGCCGCCTGTGTGATGATATACGGCGGAAGCAGCATTACCGCCATGCAGATGGTTTCCCTTGATTCCAGCCTGCATATTCCTATGGGAATCGTTTATGCCATTATTCCTGTCTGTGGAGTAATTACTGTGTTCTACTGCATGTGCAATATTGCAGAGGAACTTGGGAGAAGAAAGGAGAGTGCCTGATATGTCCCTTGCTGTTCAAACTGCCATTGTCATGGTTGTACTGCTGGTCATTATGCTGGCTATGGGTGTTTCCATCAGCGTATCGGTGGGATTGTCAAGCGCCGTGGCGATGCTCTGTATGCTGCCCGCCGACGTTTCTTTTACAACCAGCGCCCAGCGGCTTTTTGCCGGCGCCAACTCGTTTTCACTGATTGCGATCCCGTTCTTTATACTGGCGGGGAATCTGATGAATAACGGCGGCATCGCGGAGCGTCTGGTGAATGTGGCAAAGGTCATCGCAGGAAGGATGCCCGGCGCGCTGGCGCAGACAAATATTATCGGAAACATGATGTTTGGTGCGATTTCCGGCTCCGGTGCGGCGGCCGCCGCTGCTATGGGCGGAGTGATCGGTCCTATGGAGAAGAAAGAAGGCTATGACGACGCCTATAGCACAGTGGTCAACATTGCCTCTGCTCCCACCGGAATGCTGATACCGCCGTCTAACCTGATGATCGTGTATTCTACCGTTGCAGGCAGTGTTTCGGTTGCGGCGCTGTTCATGGGCGGGTATCTGCCCGGTATCCTGTGGGGAGCGGCTGTTATGGTGCTTGCGGGCATCACTGCCAGAAGGCGGGGATACGTGATTAAAGAAGCGGTAACTGCCAGGATGGCATTAAAAGCGGTTCTGGATGCGATTCCGAGTCTGCTGCTCATTGTTATTATCATTGGCGGCATTCTGTGCGGCGCATTCACCGCTACCGAGGCAAGTGCGGTGGCTGTAGCTTATGCTGCCATACTGGGATTGATCTATAAGGGATTCACAATCAGAGATTTGCCGCGCATTATACTTGCCTCCGCCAAAATGACAGGTATTATCACGTTGATGATCGGGTTATCCTCAATTATGTCGTGGGTGATGGCATTTACCGGTCTGCCGGATATTATTGCAGGCGGGATTCTCTCGATGACAGACAATAAGTACGTGATACTGATGCTGATGAATGTGATTTTACTGGTGGTGGGAACCTTCATGGATCCTACGCCGGCGGTACTTATTTTTACTCCCATATTCCTGCCAATCTGCCAGACTTTTGGCATGCATCCGGTGCAGTTTGGCATCATGGTCAGCATGAACCTCTGTATTGGCACCATTACACCGCCGGTCGGTTCTATTCTGTTTACCGGTTGTAAGGTGGGTGGTATAAAGATTGAGAAGGTAATCAGAGAACTGCTGCCTTATTTCGGTGTAATTCTCATCGCCCTGCTTCTGGTCACCTATATTCCGTCCATTTCTATGGCGCTGCCGGAAGCTGCCGGACTGATTAAATAAAGGAAAGAATAAGGAAAGGAGAAGCCGTCTTGTGGACGGCTTTTTTGTTGCCATGCATCCGAAGGGAGCTGCCGGTGGCAGGTCCTGTAGGTATAGGAATATTGCCGGATTTCCTTTTGAAAACATAACATGCGATGAACATCTATAAAAATGGGATAAAATATCGAGTAATCACTTTTTTGACAAAATCAATGGTAAAATCATACAAAAACGGAAATGAGTTTTCGTGAATATGTACTGAAAATGCAAAAATGGGGCGATTTTATTGTGACAAACGGTTGACATATAAAGTAAGGTATGCTAAGATACGATTATCAAAAAACAAACAGAAAATCTGAAGGAGGATTACAAAATGAAAAGAAAAGTATCTCTGGCAATGGCGGCTGTTATGACAGCTTCGATGGCGGCCGTAGGTTCCGTACCGGCAGCGGCGGCGGATGTATCTATCACGATCTTCAATTCCAAGATGGAGATTCAGAGCCAGCTTGAGGAGAAAGCAGCAGAGTATGGCGAGCAGGCAGGCGTAGATATCGAGGTTTACTACTCCAACGATACGGTTTCCGCCCACATGGCGACCAGATACGCATCGGAGGACCCGTACACACTGGCAATGGTAGACGCGAAGGATATCTACTCTCTGGCAGGAGAACATGCTATTGATTTAAGCGACCAGGAATGGGTGAAGGATACCAACTATGCAATCGGTGTAAACGGACAGATCAACGGCTTCCCGGTATGCGTAGAGGCACGTGGTATCATCTATAATGCAGACGCGATCGAGGCTATCACAGGCGAGACCTTCAATCCGGAAGATTACGCGACACTGGATGCGTTTAAGGGACTGCTGGATACGCTGGTTGCAGGCGGCATGGAATCTCCGGTCGGCATTATGAAGGAGGACTGGTCACTTGGCGGACACTACCTGGCTGAGATTTACGAGCAGCAGGAGGATGTGGATGCGTTTGTGGATTCTCTCTATGCGGGAACCGCGGACCTGATTAACAATGAAAAATTCAACTCCATGATGGACACGTTTGATACACTGATGCAGTACAATTACGCGAAGGATTCCGCGATTGCGGCAGAGCGTGAGGTAACAGAGCAGAAGCTGGCGGAAGGCGAAATCGCGTTCATGTTCGGCGGCAACTGGGACTGGTCCGTAATCAATGCGTATGAGTACAGCGAAAACATGGGTATGATGCCGATTCCGCAGAATACGGAAGACGGAACAAATGCAAAGCTTGTAGGCGGCGGTTCCAAATATTTCTTCATTGATTCTTCCGATAATACCAGCGACGAACAGCGTCAGGCTGCAAAGGATTTCCTCAACTGGCTGGTATACGATGAGGCTGGACAGAGCTTCCTGGTAAATGACTGCGCACTGGTTCCGGCTTACTCCAACATCACACTGGAAGTAGCAGACCCGCTGGGACGTTCCGTAAAGGAATTTGTTGATACAGATTCTCTTATCGCCAACTACGATTATCTGCCGGATGACCATTACTCTATCTGCGGCGCTTCCTTCCAGAAGTATCTGGCAGGCCAGAGCGACCGTGCCGGCTTTGCAACCGAAATTGAAAACTACTGGAAATCTACGACTCCTGTTGAAAAATAAGAAACATGAAGTGTGAGACGCCGGCTGCGTGCCGGCGCCCCGCATCAGAGAGCGTCCCTTCCGTGGGACGGCAAAAAGAAGGAGGAGAGAGAAAGCATGAAAAGAAATACCATGTCGTACAAGATTAAACAGTACGTGATGTTTGCGGGTCCGGCGACGATTCTGTTTGTCGCGGTTGTGCTTCTTCCGTTTGTTTATGGTCTGTATCTGACATTCACAAGCTGGGACGGTGTTTCAAAATCCAAACCATTTGTCGGCTTTGCAAACTATATCGCGGCATTCCGGGATACGGCATACTGGCAGGCGCTTGGAAGAACACTGATTTACTCGGTAATTGCAGTTATTCTGGTTAATGTGGTGGCATTTTTCCTGGCATACCTTGTAACGAGCGGAATCAAGGGACAGAACTTCTTCCGCGCAGGCTTCTTTATCCCGAACCTTATCGGCGGTATCGTACTTGGTTATATCTGGAAATTTGTATTCAACCGTGCGCTGGTGGCGCTGGGACAGGCACTTTCTGTCGGCTGGCTCTCCACCTCGTGGCTGGCGACGCCCAACGGAGCGATGGCATGTCTGATTATCGTATCGGTATGGCAGTACGCCGGATATATGATGCTGATTTATGTCGCCGGTTTTATGAGTGTTCCGAAGAGCCTGATGGAGGCGGCGCAGATAGACGGCTGCACAAAGTCACAGGCAACCATCAACGTAACGATTCCGCTGATGCGTTCTTCTTTTGTACAGTGTCTGTTCCTGACAATCACACGCTGCTTTATGGTTTACGATGTGAACCTTTCTTTGACAAAGGGCGAACCGTTCGGTTCCTCGGTGATGGGTGCCATGCACGTATACAATCAGGCGTTCACATACAAGAATTACGGTACCGGTCAGGCGGAAGCGCTGATTCTGTTCGTTGTCTGCGCAATCGTAGGTGTGACACAGGTTTATGTTGGTAAGAAAGGGGAGGTGGAAGCATAATGGATGCGAATAAGAAAGCGGCGCAAAAGAAAACGGTTTCGCACGTTATCATGATGATTGTGCTTGTAATCCTGCTGTTTTTATTTATCTTCCCGTTCCTGCTGGTTGTAATCAACGTATTTAAAACGAAGGCGGATATTACTTCCAACCCGTTGGCACTGATCGGTGAGCACGGCTTTACGCTGGCGAACTTCCCGGAAGCGATGAAAAAGATGAATTTCCTCACGGTATTCGGAAACTCGCTGCTGGTTACCTCCGTTTCCACGGTGCTGACACTGCTGGTATCCTCGATGGCGGCTTTCGTTATCGTCCGCAATAAGTGGAAAGCGTGCAACATCCTGTTTTCCGGAATGATTGCTTCGATGGTCATCCCGTTCCAGGTACTGATGATTCCGCTGGTATCTCTTTACGGTGGTATCTTCGGAGTGCTGAACAGCCGCACAACGCTGATTCTGATGCATGTCGGTTTCTCGCTGTCGATGGCAACCTTCATGTTCCACGGAGCGATTCACACCAATATTCCGCTGGAGCTGGAGGAAGCGGCGCTGATAGATGGCTGTACCAGATGGCAGACCTACTGGAGAATTGTATTCCCGCTGCTCAAACCGACGATTGCAACGGTTGCGATTATCGACGCGATGGCGTTCTGGAATGACTATCTGCTTCCGAGCCTTGTACTTGGACGCAAGGAACTGTATACGATCCCGATTGCCACCCAGGCTTTCTACGGTACATATTCTACCGATATGGGGCTTGTAATGGCGGCGCTGCTCCTGGCGATGCTGCCGATCCTGATTCTGTACCTGTTCCTGCAGAGATATATTGTAGAGGGTGTAACCTCCGGTGCAGTAAAAGGCTGATGCGAAAGGGTTTTTCTGACGCAGCGGGAAGTGTATCTTGCATTCCCGCTGCGTTTTGTTTATGATATAAATGGTAGAATTGCGGAAGTGCGCAGCACGAAGCAATTCGTCTGGCATTTATGTATAAAGAAGAAACCAAACAGCTTAATGGAGGACACGATGATGGAATATAGTATGGAAATGAAACAGAAGTACCTGGGAATCCCGGTTTATGCAGAGGAACAGGAGGAAATGCTGGAGATTTTTGACGGCGGGGAGAAAATATTTGAATTCCAGGTGCCGGTATGCCAGGACGGAACGGGCAGAAAATGTGATTATTACAGCTATCTGAATATAGAGAAATACCGCGGGCGCACCCTGGTTCTGCGGGGAAATCTGCCGGAAGGATTTTTCGGGGAGATCTGCCAGACGGACAGCTATGCGCAGGAGCCGCTGACAAGACCGCTGATTCATTTTACGGCGCAGAGAGGCTGGATCAACGACCCGAACGGTCTGGTGTATCACAACGGCAGATATCATCTGTTTTTCCAGTACAATCCGATGAATACGCGCTGGCAGAATATGTC
This is a stretch of genomic DNA from Marvinbryantia formatexigens DSM 14469. It encodes these proteins:
- a CDS encoding carbohydrate ABC transporter permease codes for the protein MDANKKAAQKKTVSHVIMMIVLVILLFLFIFPFLLVVINVFKTKADITSNPLALIGEHGFTLANFPEAMKKMNFLTVFGNSLLVTSVSTVLTLLVSSMAAFVIVRNKWKACNILFSGMIASMVIPFQVLMIPLVSLYGGIFGVLNSRTTLILMHVGFSLSMATFMFHGAIHTNIPLELEEAALIDGCTRWQTYWRIVFPLLKPTIATVAIIDAMAFWNDYLLPSLVLGRKELYTIPIATQAFYGTYSTDMGLVMAALLLAMLPILILYLFLQRYIVEGVTSGAVKG
- a CDS encoding carbohydrate ABC transporter permease, whose protein sequence is MKRNTMSYKIKQYVMFAGPATILFVAVVLLPFVYGLYLTFTSWDGVSKSKPFVGFANYIAAFRDTAYWQALGRTLIYSVIAVILVNVVAFFLAYLVTSGIKGQNFFRAGFFIPNLIGGIVLGYIWKFVFNRALVALGQALSVGWLSTSWLATPNGAMACLIIVSVWQYAGYMMLIYVAGFMSVPKSLMEAAQIDGCTKSQATINVTIPLMRSSFVQCLFLTITRCFMVYDVNLSLTKGEPFGSSVMGAMHVYNQAFTYKNYGTGQAEALILFVVCAIVGVTQVYVGKKGEVEA
- a CDS encoding TRAP transporter small permease; protein product: MKRLRNAINKLVEVFSVLLIAVMVLLVLWQVVARYMLNSPSAFSEALTRYLFVWLVLVTATYAFGSREHMYISALNDKLRGGVKTAVGIGIEALTILFAACVMIYGGSSITAMQMVSLDSSLHIPMGIVYAIIPVCGVITVFYCMCNIAEELGRRKESA
- a CDS encoding ABC transporter substrate-binding protein, translating into MKRKVSLAMAAVMTASMAAVGSVPAAAADVSITIFNSKMEIQSQLEEKAAEYGEQAGVDIEVYYSNDTVSAHMATRYASEDPYTLAMVDAKDIYSLAGEHAIDLSDQEWVKDTNYAIGVNGQINGFPVCVEARGIIYNADAIEAITGETFNPEDYATLDAFKGLLDTLVAGGMESPVGIMKEDWSLGGHYLAEIYEQQEDVDAFVDSLYAGTADLINNEKFNSMMDTFDTLMQYNYAKDSAIAAEREVTEQKLAEGEIAFMFGGNWDWSVINAYEYSENMGMMPIPQNTEDGTNAKLVGGGSKYFFIDSSDNTSDEQRQAAKDFLNWLVYDEAGQSFLVNDCALVPAYSNITLEVADPLGRSVKEFVDTDSLIANYDYLPDDHYSICGASFQKYLAGQSDRAGFATEIENYWKSTTPVEK
- a CDS encoding TRAP transporter large permease, whose translation is MSLAVQTAIVMVVLLVIMLAMGVSISVSVGLSSAVAMLCMLPADVSFTTSAQRLFAGANSFSLIAIPFFILAGNLMNNGGIAERLVNVAKVIAGRMPGALAQTNIIGNMMFGAISGSGAAAAAAMGGVIGPMEKKEGYDDAYSTVVNIASAPTGMLIPPSNLMIVYSTVAGSVSVAALFMGGYLPGILWGAAVMVLAGITARRRGYVIKEAVTARMALKAVLDAIPSLLLIVIIIGGILCGAFTATEASAVAVAYAAILGLIYKGFTIRDLPRIILASAKMTGIITLMIGLSSIMSWVMAFTGLPDIIAGGILSMTDNKYVILMLMNVILLVVGTFMDPTPAVLIFTPIFLPICQTFGMHPVQFGIMVSMNLCIGTITPPVGSILFTGCKVGGIKIEKVIRELLPYFGVILIALLLVTYIPSISMALPEAAGLIK